The Mastacembelus armatus chromosome 9, fMasArm1.2, whole genome shotgun sequence genome contains a region encoding:
- the txnrd2.2 gene encoding thioredoxin reductase 2, tandem duplicate 2 isoform X1 — MAVLCRGRHRWKNISSLRVWTRSLTGQYDYDLVVIGGGSGGLACSKEAAGLGLKVAVLDYVEPSVRGTKWGLGGTCVNVGCIPKKLMHQAALLGTAVKHARKYGWQISGPVYHDWATMAEAVQNHVKSLNWGHRVQLQDKKVTYLNMKGSLVDEHTVKGLTKAGKETVLTAKNIVIATGGRPKYPTNIPGAMEHGLTSDDIFWLKKSPGKTLVVGASYVALECAGFLTGVGLDTTVMVRSIALRGFDQQMAGLVTDYMEAYGTKFAWKCVPKRLDKLSSGALRVTWTDTQTGNEHEDTYDSVLWAVGRAPETKAVGLDKLGVQLNKETGKIVVGADESTSVPNIYAFGDIGEGRPELTPTAIKAGKLLARRLAGQSTELMNYDSVPTTVFTPLEYGCVGLSEHEAEKRYGKDNIEVYHAFYKPLEFTVAGHDANQCYIKVVCERDGDQRILGLHFTGPNAGEVTQGFAMGFQCGATYSHLLQTVGIHPTCAEEVVKVNITKRSGLDATVTGC, encoded by the exons ATGGCCGTGCTGTGTCGAGGCAGACACCGGTGGAAAAACATTTCTAGTTTACGTGTTTGGACGAGGAGCCTGACGG GGCAGTATGACTATGACCTGGTGGTTATTGGTGGCGGTTCAGGAGGACTTGCCTGTTCCAAAGAAG CTGCAGGGTTGGGACTGAAAGTTGCTGTTTTGGATTATGTGGAACCATCTGTCCGAG GTACAAAATGGGGTCTTGGAGGTACATGCGTTAATGTTGGCTGCATTCCTAAGAAGCTTATGCATCAGGCTGCTCTACTTGGCACTGCAGTCAAACATGCGAGGAAGTACGGCTGGCAGATCTCAGGCCCAGTCTACCATGACTG ggCCACCATGGCTGAGGCTGTCCAAAACCATGTCAAGTCTCTGAACTGGGGTCACAGAGTTCAGCTCCAGGACAA GAAGGTGACGTATTTAAACATGAAAGGAAGTCTAGTGGATGAACACACTGTTAAAGGCCTAACCAAAGCAGGAAAAGAG ACGGTCCTGACTGCGAAGAACATTGTGATCGCCACAGGCGGACGGCCTAAATACCCcacaaat ATCCCTGGAGCGATGGAACATGGCCTCACCAGTGATGACATATTCTGGCTGAAAAAGTCCCCCGGAAAGAC ACTTGTGGTTGGAGCCAGTT ATGTGGCTCTGGAGTGTGCAGGCTTCCTCACTGGCGTCGGCTTGGACACCACAGTGATGGTTCGCAGCATCGCCCTCCGGGGGTTTGATCAG CAAATGGCAGGTCTGGTAACAGACTACATGGAGGCTTATGGAACCAAGTTTGCATGGAAGTGTGTCCCAAAGAGATTGGACAAACTGTCTTCAGGAGCCTTACGGGTGACCTGGACTGACACCCAGACTGGAAATGAGCATGAGGACACCTATGACTCTGTGTTATGGGCAGTTG GTAGAGCTCCTGAAACCAAAGCCGTGGGCCTCGACAAGCTCGGTGTGCAACTCAACAAAGAGACAGGGAAAATAGTTGTTGGTGCTGATGAATCCACCTCAGTGCCAAACATTTATGCTTTCGGTGACATCGGAGAG GGTCGCCCTGAATTGACCCCAACAGCCATTAAAGCTGGAAAGCTTCTTGCCCGCAGACTGGCCGGTCAGAGCACTGAGCTCATGAACTATGACAGT GTGCCCACCACAGTGTTTACCCCTCTGGAGTATGGCTGTGTGGGTCTGTCTGAGCACGAGGCTGAGAAGAGATATGGAAAAGACAACATAGAG gTCTACCATGCTTTTTACAAGCCTCTGGAATTCACTGTTGCTGGGCATGATGCAAACCAGTGTTACATAAAG GTTGTATGTGAGCGGGATGGAGACCAGAGGATCCTGGGTCTGCACTTTACAGGTCCAAACGCAGGAGAAGTCACACAGGGCTTTGCTATGGGCTTCCA GTGTGGAGCAACATATTCCCACCTGTTGCAAACAGTAGGCATCCACCCAACCTGTGCTGAGGAGGTGGTCAAAGTCAACATCACAAAGCGCTCCGGCTTGGACGCCACAGTCACAGGCTGCTGA
- the txnrd2.2 gene encoding thioredoxin reductase 2, tandem duplicate 2 isoform X3 encodes MAVLCRGRHRWKNISSLRVWTRSLTGQYDYDLVVIGGGSGGLACSKEAAGLGLKVAVLDYVEPSVRGTKWGLGGTCVNVGCIPKKLMHQAALLGTAVKHARKYGWQISGPVYHDWATMAEAVQNHVKSLNWGHRVQLQDKKVTYLNMKGSLVDEHTVKGLTKAGKETVLTAKNIVIATGGRPKYPTNIPGAMEHGLTSDDIFWLKKSPGKTLVVGASYVALECAGFLTGVGLDTTVMVRSIALRGFDQQMAGLVTDYMEAYGTKFAWKCVPKRLDKLSSGALRVTWTDTQTGNEHEDTYDSVLWAVGCEELCRGRGSEWSMLHHHGDSVSTASVSCPPRKCQKSHLGVSCGVNRIPVPSCSSVSSPLELFLPAGHMLLLLFSNLRVLYNDLTFIFILRPTSVQVF; translated from the exons ATGGCCGTGCTGTGTCGAGGCAGACACCGGTGGAAAAACATTTCTAGTTTACGTGTTTGGACGAGGAGCCTGACGG GGCAGTATGACTATGACCTGGTGGTTATTGGTGGCGGTTCAGGAGGACTTGCCTGTTCCAAAGAAG CTGCAGGGTTGGGACTGAAAGTTGCTGTTTTGGATTATGTGGAACCATCTGTCCGAG GTACAAAATGGGGTCTTGGAGGTACATGCGTTAATGTTGGCTGCATTCCTAAGAAGCTTATGCATCAGGCTGCTCTACTTGGCACTGCAGTCAAACATGCGAGGAAGTACGGCTGGCAGATCTCAGGCCCAGTCTACCATGACTG ggCCACCATGGCTGAGGCTGTCCAAAACCATGTCAAGTCTCTGAACTGGGGTCACAGAGTTCAGCTCCAGGACAA GAAGGTGACGTATTTAAACATGAAAGGAAGTCTAGTGGATGAACACACTGTTAAAGGCCTAACCAAAGCAGGAAAAGAG ACGGTCCTGACTGCGAAGAACATTGTGATCGCCACAGGCGGACGGCCTAAATACCCcacaaat ATCCCTGGAGCGATGGAACATGGCCTCACCAGTGATGACATATTCTGGCTGAAAAAGTCCCCCGGAAAGAC ACTTGTGGTTGGAGCCAGTT ATGTGGCTCTGGAGTGTGCAGGCTTCCTCACTGGCGTCGGCTTGGACACCACAGTGATGGTTCGCAGCATCGCCCTCCGGGGGTTTGATCAG CAAATGGCAGGTCTGGTAACAGACTACATGGAGGCTTATGGAACCAAGTTTGCATGGAAGTGTGTCCCAAAGAGATTGGACAAACTGTCTTCAGGAGCCTTACGGGTGACCTGGACTGACACCCAGACTGGAAATGAGCATGAGGACACCTATGACTCTGTGTTATGGGCAGTTG GTTGTGAGGAGCTATGCAGAGGACGGGGGAGCGAGTGGTCCATGCTCCATCACCATGGAGACTCAGTGTCGACAGCATCAGTCAGCTGCCCCCCCAGGAAGTGTCAGAAATCGCACCTTGGGGTGTCCTGTGGGGTCAACAGGATACCAGTTCCCAGCTGCTCATCAGTTTCTTCTCCTCTTGAGCTCTTTCTGCCAGCTGGccacatgttgttgttgttgttctctaATTTAAGAGTTCTATATAATGATTTGACCTTCATTTTTATATTGAGGCCCACATCAGTGCAGGTGTTTTGA
- the txnrd2.2 gene encoding thioredoxin reductase 2, tandem duplicate 2 isoform X2, with protein sequence MHQAALLGTAVKHARKYGWQISGPVYHDWATMAEAVQNHVKSLNWGHRVQLQDKKVTYLNMKGSLVDEHTVKGLTKAGKETVLTAKNIVIATGGRPKYPTNIPGAMEHGLTSDDIFWLKKSPGKTLVVGASYVALECAGFLTGVGLDTTVMVRSIALRGFDQQMAGLVTDYMEAYGTKFAWKCVPKRLDKLSSGALRVTWTDTQTGNEHEDTYDSVLWAVGRAPETKAVGLDKLGVQLNKETGKIVVGADESTSVPNIYAFGDIGEGRPELTPTAIKAGKLLARRLAGQSTELMNYDSVPTTVFTPLEYGCVGLSEHEAEKRYGKDNIEVYHAFYKPLEFTVAGHDANQCYIKVVCERDGDQRILGLHFTGPNAGEVTQGFAMGFQCGATYSHLLQTVGIHPTCAEEVVKVNITKRSGLDATVTGC encoded by the exons ATGCATCAGGCTGCTCTACTTGGCACTGCAGTCAAACATGCGAGGAAGTACGGCTGGCAGATCTCAGGCCCAGTCTACCATGACTG ggCCACCATGGCTGAGGCTGTCCAAAACCATGTCAAGTCTCTGAACTGGGGTCACAGAGTTCAGCTCCAGGACAA GAAGGTGACGTATTTAAACATGAAAGGAAGTCTAGTGGATGAACACACTGTTAAAGGCCTAACCAAAGCAGGAAAAGAG ACGGTCCTGACTGCGAAGAACATTGTGATCGCCACAGGCGGACGGCCTAAATACCCcacaaat ATCCCTGGAGCGATGGAACATGGCCTCACCAGTGATGACATATTCTGGCTGAAAAAGTCCCCCGGAAAGAC ACTTGTGGTTGGAGCCAGTT ATGTGGCTCTGGAGTGTGCAGGCTTCCTCACTGGCGTCGGCTTGGACACCACAGTGATGGTTCGCAGCATCGCCCTCCGGGGGTTTGATCAG CAAATGGCAGGTCTGGTAACAGACTACATGGAGGCTTATGGAACCAAGTTTGCATGGAAGTGTGTCCCAAAGAGATTGGACAAACTGTCTTCAGGAGCCTTACGGGTGACCTGGACTGACACCCAGACTGGAAATGAGCATGAGGACACCTATGACTCTGTGTTATGGGCAGTTG GTAGAGCTCCTGAAACCAAAGCCGTGGGCCTCGACAAGCTCGGTGTGCAACTCAACAAAGAGACAGGGAAAATAGTTGTTGGTGCTGATGAATCCACCTCAGTGCCAAACATTTATGCTTTCGGTGACATCGGAGAG GGTCGCCCTGAATTGACCCCAACAGCCATTAAAGCTGGAAAGCTTCTTGCCCGCAGACTGGCCGGTCAGAGCACTGAGCTCATGAACTATGACAGT GTGCCCACCACAGTGTTTACCCCTCTGGAGTATGGCTGTGTGGGTCTGTCTGAGCACGAGGCTGAGAAGAGATATGGAAAAGACAACATAGAG gTCTACCATGCTTTTTACAAGCCTCTGGAATTCACTGTTGCTGGGCATGATGCAAACCAGTGTTACATAAAG GTTGTATGTGAGCGGGATGGAGACCAGAGGATCCTGGGTCTGCACTTTACAGGTCCAAACGCAGGAGAAGTCACACAGGGCTTTGCTATGGGCTTCCA GTGTGGAGCAACATATTCCCACCTGTTGCAAACAGTAGGCATCCACCCAACCTGTGCTGAGGAGGTGGTCAAAGTCAACATCACAAAGCGCTCCGGCTTGGACGCCACAGTCACAGGCTGCTGA